From Ramlibacter tataouinensis, the proteins below share one genomic window:
- a CDS encoding acyl-CoA thioesterase — protein MSDDSSDLACELPADKELVLKVIPMPADTNSNGDIFGGWVMAQVDLAGAVLPARYTMGRMATVAVNEFIFKQPVRVGDILSFYSEVTRVGRTSVTVKVEVFAERFRTQRRYIKVTEATVTYVAIDDSGRPRPLPERS, from the coding sequence ATGTCCGACGACTCAAGCGACCTGGCCTGCGAATTGCCCGCCGACAAGGAACTGGTTCTCAAGGTCATCCCGATGCCAGCGGATACCAACTCCAACGGCGACATCTTCGGCGGCTGGGTGATGGCGCAGGTGGATTTGGCCGGCGCGGTGCTGCCCGCGCGCTACACCATGGGGCGCATGGCCACCGTGGCGGTGAACGAGTTCATCTTCAAGCAGCCGGTGCGCGTCGGCGACATTCTTTCCTTCTACTCGGAAGTCACCCGCGTCGGCCGCACCTCGGTCACGGTGAAGGTCGAGGTTTTCGCCGAGCGCTTTCGCACGCAGCGGCGCTACATCAAGGTGACGGAAGCCACCGTGACCTACGTGGCCATCGACGACAGCGGGCGGCCGCGGCCGCTGCCCGAGCGCAGCTAG
- a CDS encoding ABCB family ABC transporter ATP-binding protein/permease, with amino-acid sequence MRRYGELASSSLPAAASATGRARVHTDWTTIQRLFPYLWEYKGRVLAALLFMVGAKLANVGVPVLLKNLVDAMSIQPGQAVALLVVPVGLLLAYGLLRLSTTLFTELRELVFAKATQGAARRIALETFRHLHSLSLRFHLERQTGGMTRDIERGVRGIESLISYSLFSIVPTLIEVLLVLTILGVRFDMVFAWITLSALVLYIVYTVTITEWRTKFRREANEFDSAAHTKAVDSLLNYETVKYFNNENFEARRYDESLERLRRARLKSQTTLSMLNAGQQLIIAVGLVAMLWRATQGVVEGRMTLGDLVMVNAFMIQLYIPLNFLGVLYREIKQSLTDLDKMFVLMEREREVEDRPDALPLPLAGEGGGEGAWTVKFEHVDFSYEAARPILHDVSFEIPAGKTVAVVGPSGSGKSTLARLLYRFYDVRAGHITIAGRDIRDVTQASVRHSIGIVPQDTVLFNDTVEYNIAYGRPGATHAEVEEAARAARIHDFIQSTPKGYQTMVGERGLKLSGGEKQRVAIARTLLKNPPIMIFDEATSALDSANERAIQAELKGVARNKTALVIAHRLSTIVDAHEILVMEAGRIVERGTHAQLLAQSGRYAAMWALQQQSSEPEKFVDVIGL; translated from the coding sequence ATGCGCCGCTACGGCGAACTTGCCTCATCTTCCCTGCCCGCCGCCGCCTCCGCGACCGGCCGCGCCCGCGTCCACACCGACTGGACCACCATCCAGCGCCTGTTCCCCTACCTGTGGGAATACAAGGGCCGGGTGCTGGCGGCGCTGCTGTTCATGGTGGGGGCCAAGCTCGCCAACGTGGGCGTGCCGGTGCTGCTGAAGAACCTGGTGGACGCCATGAGCATCCAGCCGGGCCAGGCCGTGGCCCTGCTGGTGGTGCCGGTGGGGCTGCTGCTCGCCTACGGCCTGCTGCGCCTGTCGACCACGCTGTTCACCGAGCTGCGCGAGCTGGTGTTCGCCAAGGCGACGCAGGGCGCCGCGCGCCGCATCGCGCTGGAGACCTTCCGCCACCTGCATTCGCTGTCGCTGCGCTTCCACCTGGAGCGGCAGACCGGCGGCATGACGCGGGACATCGAGCGCGGCGTGCGCGGCATCGAGTCGCTGATTTCGTATTCGCTGTTCAGCATCGTGCCGACGCTGATCGAGGTGCTGCTGGTGCTGACGATCCTGGGCGTGCGCTTCGACATGGTGTTCGCCTGGATCACGCTGTCGGCGCTGGTGCTCTACATCGTCTACACGGTGACCATCACCGAGTGGCGCACCAAGTTCCGGCGCGAGGCCAACGAATTCGACTCGGCCGCGCACACCAAGGCGGTCGATTCGCTGCTGAATTACGAGACGGTCAAGTACTTCAACAACGAGAACTTCGAAGCCCGCCGCTACGACGAGAGCCTGGAGCGGCTGCGCCGCGCCCGCCTGAAGAGCCAGACCACACTGTCCATGCTCAACGCCGGCCAGCAGTTGATCATCGCCGTCGGCCTGGTGGCCATGCTGTGGCGCGCCACCCAGGGCGTGGTCGAGGGCCGCATGACGCTGGGCGACCTGGTCATGGTCAACGCCTTCATGATCCAGCTCTACATCCCGCTGAACTTCCTGGGCGTGCTGTACCGCGAGATCAAGCAGAGCCTGACCGACCTGGACAAGATGTTCGTGCTGATGGAGCGCGAGCGCGAGGTCGAAGACCGGCCCGACGCGCTCCCGCTCCCGCTGGCGGGAGAGGGCGGGGGGGAGGGTGCCTGGACCGTCAAGTTCGAGCACGTCGACTTCTCCTACGAAGCCGCCCGCCCCATCCTGCACGACGTCAGCTTCGAGATCCCCGCCGGCAAGACCGTGGCGGTGGTCGGCCCCTCGGGCTCGGGCAAGTCGACGCTGGCGCGCCTGCTGTATCGCTTCTATGACGTGAGGGCCGGACACATCACGATCGCCGGGCGAGACATCCGCGACGTGACCCAGGCCAGCGTGCGGCACTCCATCGGTATCGTGCCGCAGGACACCGTGCTGTTCAACGACACGGTGGAATACAACATCGCCTACGGCCGCCCCGGCGCGACTCACGCCGAGGTGGAGGAGGCGGCGCGCGCGGCGCGCATCCACGACTTCATCCAGTCCACGCCCAAGGGCTACCAGACCATGGTGGGCGAGCGCGGCCTGAAACTCTCGGGCGGCGAGAAGCAGCGCGTGGCGATCGCGCGCACCCTGCTGAAGAACCCGCCGATCATGATCTTCGACGAGGCGACCTCGGCGCTCGACTCCGCCAACGAGCGCGCCATCCAGGCCGAGCTCAAGGGCGTGGCGCGCAACAAGACGGCGCTGGTCATCGCGCACCGGCTGTCCACCATCGTCGACGCCCACGAGATACTGGTGATGGAGGCCGGCCGCATCGTCGAACGCGGCACCCACGCACAGCTGCTGGCCCAGAGTGGCCGCTACGCCGCCATGTGGGCGCTGCAGCAGCAAAGCAGCGAGCCCGAGAAGTTCGTGGACGTGATCGGGCTCTAG